A window of Micrococcus endophyticus contains these coding sequences:
- a CDS encoding low molecular weight phosphatase family protein, whose amino-acid sequence MAAIPPDPHADRTPAVDDLPLDAASPDGRAAAPVGLEPEGMAANVLEREIEHLMERFPGVCDEETVRAVVMDSYAQLAATSRHPDMLPSTTVQHASARLRAMAINQGSIESRHPRVLFVCHGNAGRSQMAAALLENRTGGAVKSRSAGTSPAGEVISTAFDAMSEIGIPLHHSYTKGVDEDVLKAAEVVVLFDGAEPFDIPEGTEVQEWSVPSIRGMSLEQVRGVRDALDLQVRGLIADLGEEGSDAPPPGEGAPVA is encoded by the coding sequence ATGGCCGCCATCCCCCCGGACCCGCATGCCGACCGCACGCCCGCGGTGGACGACCTGCCGCTGGACGCGGCGTCGCCGGACGGCCGCGCCGCGGCGCCGGTGGGCCTGGAGCCGGAGGGCATGGCCGCGAACGTGCTGGAGCGCGAGATCGAGCACCTCATGGAGCGCTTCCCCGGCGTGTGCGACGAGGAGACCGTGCGCGCCGTCGTGATGGACTCCTACGCCCAGCTGGCGGCCACCAGCCGGCACCCGGACATGCTGCCGAGCACCACCGTGCAGCACGCCTCCGCCCGCCTGCGCGCCATGGCCATCAACCAGGGCAGCATCGAGTCCCGTCACCCGCGCGTGCTCTTCGTCTGCCACGGCAACGCGGGCCGCTCGCAGATGGCCGCGGCGCTGCTGGAGAACCGCACCGGCGGCGCCGTGAAGTCCCGCTCCGCCGGCACCTCCCCCGCCGGCGAGGTGATCTCCACGGCCTTCGACGCCATGAGCGAGATCGGCATCCCGTTGCACCACTCGTACACCAAGGGCGTCGACGAGGACGTGCTCAAGGCCGCCGAGGTTGTCGTGCTCTTCGACGGCGCCGAGCCCTTCGACATCCCCGAGGGCACCGAGGTGCAGGAGTGGTCCGTGCCCTCCATCCGCGGCATGAGCCTCGAGCAGGTGCGCGGCGTCCGCGACGCCCTGGACCTGCAGGTCCGCGGCCTCATCGCCGACCTCGGCGAG
- a CDS encoding isochorismate synthase, producing the protein MSVPTLLPELGTAAAEAAVPPFARAVLWAHGDAAWRGDDGWTVLVDGPDRLRRLSALWQAAVAGREDPAAPVRGWVSAPFSDDSVEPAVLRVPARLRRSTASGIRETPQHVDAAALADAVSADGGARLLPDGEVPLPADTSESAWDDAGYAAGVRELLARMAASDGALAKVVISRTLTVPADDADLWRAIRALRREYPQTWVFAVGGLLGATPEILATRHAGLVGSRVLAGSLPRGEDEAEDAALRARLATDPRLGEEHRWAARSVLDALAPVVDLADPDPAPTVLTLPNVHHLATSVRGRLRDGRGTVLDVVAALHPTAAVGGTPTPEAVRVIREVEPVDRGRYAGPVGWLDQDGDGEIALALRCGQQVPGGVRLQAGGGMVPGAVPEEEVTEIRAKLLPMRRALGIDLD; encoded by the coding sequence ATGTCTGTCCCCACCCTGCTGCCGGAGCTCGGCACCGCCGCGGCCGAGGCCGCCGTCCCCCCGTTCGCCCGGGCGGTGCTGTGGGCGCACGGGGACGCCGCCTGGCGCGGGGACGACGGCTGGACCGTGCTGGTGGACGGCCCCGACCGCCTGCGCCGGCTCTCGGCGCTGTGGCAGGCCGCCGTCGCCGGGCGCGAGGACCCGGCCGCCCCCGTGCGCGGCTGGGTGTCCGCCCCCTTCTCCGACGACTCTGTGGAGCCCGCCGTGCTGCGCGTGCCCGCGCGCCTTCGCCGCTCCACGGCCTCGGGCATCCGGGAGACGCCCCAGCACGTGGACGCGGCCGCGCTCGCGGACGCCGTCTCCGCGGACGGCGGGGCCCGCCTCCTGCCCGACGGCGAGGTCCCCCTGCCCGCCGACACCTCCGAGAGCGCCTGGGACGACGCCGGCTACGCGGCCGGGGTGCGCGAGCTCCTGGCGCGCATGGCCGCCTCGGACGGCGCGCTGGCGAAGGTGGTCATCAGCCGCACGCTCACCGTGCCCGCGGACGACGCCGACCTGTGGCGGGCGATCCGCGCGCTGCGGCGCGAGTACCCGCAGACGTGGGTGTTCGCCGTCGGCGGCCTGCTGGGGGCCACGCCGGAGATCCTCGCCACCCGGCACGCCGGGCTCGTGGGCTCGCGCGTGCTGGCCGGGTCGCTGCCGCGCGGCGAGGACGAGGCGGAGGACGCCGCGCTGCGCGCCCGGCTCGCCACGGACCCGCGTCTGGGGGAGGAGCACCGCTGGGCGGCGCGTTCGGTGCTGGACGCGCTCGCGCCCGTCGTCGACCTCGCGGATCCGGACCCCGCGCCCACCGTGCTCACCCTGCCCAACGTGCACCACCTGGCCACCTCGGTGCGCGGGCGCCTGCGGGACGGGCGCGGGACGGTGCTGGACGTCGTCGCGGCCCTGCACCCCACGGCCGCCGTCGGCGGCACCCCGACCCCCGAGGCCGTGCGCGTGATCCGCGAGGTCGAGCCCGTGGACCGGGGCCGCTACGCGGGGCCGGTGGGCTGGCTGGACCAGGACGGCGACGGCGAGATCGCCCTGGCGCTGCGCTGCGGCCAGCAGGTGCCCGGCGGGGTGCGGCTGCAGGCCGGCGGCGGGATGGTGCCGGGCGCGGTGCCCGAGGAGGAGGTCACGGAGATCCGCGCCAAGCTCCTGCCGATGCGCCGGGCGCTGGGGATCGACCTGGACTGA
- a CDS encoding three-helix bundle dimerization domain-containing protein, producing the protein MSINTVHHLPAAPSPLMQRHVLKRVEETLARRFEGVATAEAVRATVREVASELKRSARMTMFLPALTEREAARRLQADAPAHAPLAAAA; encoded by the coding sequence GTGAGCATCAACACCGTTCATCACCTGCCCGCCGCGCCGAGCCCCCTGATGCAGCGCCACGTGCTCAAGCGCGTCGAGGAGACCCTCGCCCGCCGCTTCGAGGGCGTCGCCACCGCCGAGGCCGTCCGAGCCACCGTGCGCGAGGTCGCCTCCGAGCTCAAGCGCTCCGCCCGCATGACCATGTTCCTGCCAGCGCTGACCGAGCGCGAGGCCGCCCGCCGCCTCCAGGCCGACGCCCCGGCGCACGCACCCCTGGCCGCAGCGGCCTGA
- a CDS encoding oxygenase MpaB family protein → MPREAPGPVSAAGLAREAAILAGAGAAILLQVAHRPVGAGVAAHSRFTEDPMRRLRHTLGYIYAVTLPEAAGARDAVVARVRAAHAPVRGADHEGRPYDAADPDAQLWVAATLYWAGEQVRGRLWGALDPADADRLYRDFAPLATSLEVPTAAWPADRAAFAAYWDARIAGLEVTDDARAVAADLFSGRGVPAPLRAALPLARFVTAGLLPARVRAGLGWDWSRRDSIREARLWALTRTLYRPLPAAVRGVVVRWILRGLRRMPGAGGPAS, encoded by the coding sequence ATGCCCCGTGAAGCCCCCGGCCCCGTGTCCGCGGCCGGCCTCGCCCGGGAGGCCGCCATCCTCGCCGGCGCGGGCGCCGCGATCCTGCTGCAGGTGGCGCACCGGCCCGTCGGCGCCGGCGTCGCCGCCCACTCCCGGTTCACCGAGGATCCGATGCGGCGGCTGCGCCACACCCTCGGCTACATCTACGCCGTCACCCTCCCGGAGGCCGCGGGCGCGCGGGACGCCGTGGTCGCCCGGGTGCGGGCCGCGCACGCGCCGGTCCGGGGCGCCGACCACGAGGGCCGCCCCTACGACGCCGCCGACCCCGACGCCCAGCTCTGGGTGGCCGCCACCCTCTACTGGGCGGGCGAGCAGGTCCGCGGCCGCCTGTGGGGCGCGCTCGACCCCGCCGACGCCGACCGCCTCTACCGCGACTTCGCCCCGCTCGCCACGAGCCTCGAGGTCCCTACGGCCGCCTGGCCCGCGGACCGCGCCGCCTTCGCCGCCTACTGGGACGCCCGGATCGCCGGGCTCGAGGTCACGGACGACGCGCGGGCCGTCGCCGCTGACCTCTTCTCCGGCCGCGGCGTGCCGGCGCCGCTGCGGGCCGCCCTGCCGCTCGCCCGGTTCGTGACCGCCGGGCTGCTCCCCGCCCGGGTGCGCGCCGGCCTGGGCTGGGACTGGTCCCGGCGCGACTCGATCCGCGAGGCGCGCCTGTGGGCGCTGACCCGGACGCTCTACCGGCCGCTGCCGGCGGCGGTGCGCGGCGTCGTCGTGCGCTGGATCCTGCGCGGGCTGCGCCGCATGCCAGGGGCGGGCGGGCCGGCGTCGTGA
- the rlmN gene encoding 23S rRNA (adenine(2503)-C(2))-methyltransferase RlmN: MSDYQPRRPGSNPAPARRTDRAGKPALGRPKRGLIDESEARQLAEDRERMRRAGVGHQLSAPKRREAATAERPQVMPQTEGWTQPMGPDGRPQLQFKQPRVSQPPTHLADLTLAERQAKAKEIGLPAFRAKQLSVHYFERYTTDPEQMTDLPKDKREAIAEAFFPPLLTEVRRMETDRGDTVKFLWRLFDGALVESVLMRYPGRVTLCVSSQAGCGMNCPFCATGQAGLTRNMSTAEIVEQIVRANQVIAEGGLGGKRKDGGHDADRVTNVVFMGMGEPLANYKRVMAAVHRMVDPAPEGLGMSARNITLSTVGLVPAIRKLAEEGVPLTFALSLHAPDDELRDELIPVNSRWKADEAIDAAYDYFVATGRRVSIEYALIKDMNDHAWRADLLAKKLNARGKGWVHVNPIPLNPTPGSIWTASEKDVTREFVERLNAAGIPTTLRDTRGKEIDGACGQLAAGDEDA; the protein is encoded by the coding sequence ATGTCTGACTACCAGCCCCGCCGCCCCGGATCGAACCCCGCCCCCGCCCGCCGGACCGACCGCGCCGGCAAGCCCGCCCTCGGCCGGCCCAAGCGCGGCCTGATCGACGAGTCCGAGGCGCGCCAGCTCGCCGAGGACCGCGAGCGCATGCGCCGCGCCGGCGTCGGCCACCAGCTCTCCGCGCCCAAGCGCCGGGAGGCCGCCACCGCCGAGCGCCCCCAGGTGATGCCCCAGACCGAGGGCTGGACCCAGCCCATGGGCCCGGACGGCCGCCCCCAGCTGCAGTTCAAGCAGCCGCGCGTGTCCCAGCCGCCCACGCACCTGGCCGACCTCACGCTCGCCGAGCGCCAGGCGAAGGCCAAGGAGATCGGGCTGCCCGCGTTCCGCGCCAAGCAGCTCTCCGTGCACTACTTCGAGCGGTACACCACCGACCCCGAGCAGATGACGGACCTGCCCAAGGACAAGCGCGAGGCGATCGCCGAGGCGTTCTTCCCGCCGCTGCTCACCGAGGTCCGCCGCATGGAGACGGACCGCGGGGACACCGTGAAGTTCCTCTGGAGGCTGTTCGACGGCGCCCTCGTGGAGTCCGTGCTCATGCGCTACCCCGGCCGCGTCACGCTGTGCGTGTCCAGCCAGGCCGGCTGCGGCATGAACTGCCCGTTCTGCGCCACCGGCCAGGCGGGCCTGACCCGCAACATGTCCACGGCGGAGATCGTGGAGCAGATCGTCCGCGCCAACCAGGTGATCGCCGAGGGCGGCCTGGGCGGCAAGCGCAAGGACGGCGGCCACGACGCCGACCGCGTCACCAACGTGGTGTTCATGGGCATGGGCGAGCCGCTGGCCAACTACAAGCGGGTCATGGCGGCCGTGCACCGCATGGTGGACCCGGCCCCCGAGGGCCTGGGCATGTCCGCGCGCAACATCACGCTCTCCACGGTGGGCCTGGTGCCCGCCATCCGGAAGCTCGCCGAGGAGGGCGTGCCGCTAACTTTCGCCCTGTCCCTGCACGCGCCCGACGACGAGCTGCGGGACGAGCTGATCCCCGTGAACTCGCGGTGGAAGGCGGACGAGGCCATCGACGCGGCCTACGACTACTTCGTGGCCACCGGCCGCCGCGTGTCCATCGAGTACGCGCTCATCAAGGACATGAACGACCACGCCTGGCGCGCCGACCTGCTCGCCAAGAAGCTCAACGCGCGAGGCAAGGGCTGGGTGCACGTGAACCCCATCCCGCTCAACCCGACGCCGGGCTCCATCTGGACGGCCTCGGAGAAGGACGTGACGCGGGAGTTCGTGGAGCGGCTCAACGCCGCCGGCATCCCGACCACCCTGCGCGACACCCGCGGCAAGGAGATCGACGGCGCGTGCGGCCAGCTGGCGGCCGGCGACGAGGACGCCTGA
- a CDS encoding pyridoxamine 5'-phosphate oxidase family protein, which yields MGHKDPRTHLLEKLEKSNVCMLTTSEADGTLTTRPMGLQKAEETGTLWFMTRAASDVASDASQRPVNVSVQDKDFWASVAGHGQVVRDDARKKEFWNPATEAFFGEGSSPEDPQIVLVRVDVESAQYWESPGAVGTAVELIKAKVTGGEAHPGESTTVQF from the coding sequence ATGGGCCACAAGGACCCCCGCACCCACCTGCTCGAGAAGCTCGAGAAGTCGAACGTCTGCATGCTGACCACCTCCGAGGCGGACGGCACGCTCACCACCCGCCCCATGGGCCTGCAGAAGGCCGAGGAGACCGGCACCCTCTGGTTCATGACCCGCGCCGCCTCCGACGTGGCCTCGGACGCCTCCCAGCGGCCCGTCAACGTGTCCGTGCAGGACAAGGACTTCTGGGCCTCCGTGGCCGGCCACGGCCAGGTGGTGCGCGACGACGCCCGCAAGAAGGAGTTCTGGAACCCCGCCACCGAGGCGTTCTTCGGTGAGGGCTCAAGCCCGGAGGACCCGCAGATCGTGCTCGTGCGCGTGGACGTGGAGTCCGCGCAGTACTGGGAGTCCCCGGGCGCGGTGGGCACCGCCGTCGAGCTGATCAAGGCCAAGGTGACCGGCGGGGAGGCCCACCCGGGCGAGAGCACGACCGTGCAGTTCTGA
- the aroQ gene encoding type II 3-dehydroquinate dehydratase produces the protein MTTAPSALPLLVLNGPNLNLLGTREPEIYGSDTLDDVRSRTEARAAGHGLAVDFRQSNHEGELVDWIQEARTSHAGILINPAAYSHTSVAIRDALSAVGRPIVEVHISNIHRREPFRHHSHVSAVADAVIAGAGVLGYELGVDWLAAAVRR, from the coding sequence ATGACGACCGCGCCCTCCGCCCTGCCGCTGCTCGTGCTCAACGGCCCCAACCTGAACCTGCTGGGCACCCGCGAGCCCGAGATCTACGGCTCGGACACCCTCGACGACGTCCGGTCGCGCACCGAGGCCCGCGCCGCCGGGCACGGGCTCGCCGTCGACTTCCGCCAGTCCAACCACGAGGGCGAGCTCGTCGACTGGATCCAGGAGGCCCGCACCTCCCACGCCGGCATCCTCATCAACCCGGCCGCGTACTCGCACACCTCCGTGGCCATCCGGGACGCGCTGTCCGCCGTCGGGCGGCCGATCGTGGAGGTGCACATCTCCAACATCCACCGGCGCGAGCCGTTCCGGCACCACTCGCACGTCTCCGCCGTGGCGGACGCCGTGATCGCCGGGGCGGGCGTGCTGGGCTACGAGCTGGGCGTCGACTGGCTGGCCGCCGCCGTGCGTCGCTGA
- the trxA gene encoding thioredoxin, with protein sequence MATKDLTLEEFGTTVSENDTVLVDFWADWCGPCKQFAPVFDAASEKHEDVVFAKVDTEDQQQLAAMAGITSIPTLMAFRGGVLVFSQAGALPGSALDSLLEQVKGLDIAEVRRMAEQQAAEQGGAAEPGQDEAVQSTASHLDEVNGR encoded by the coding sequence ATGGCGACCAAGGACCTGACCCTCGAGGAGTTCGGCACCACCGTCTCGGAGAACGACACCGTGCTGGTGGACTTCTGGGCCGACTGGTGCGGCCCCTGCAAGCAGTTCGCCCCCGTGTTCGACGCCGCTTCGGAGAAGCACGAGGACGTGGTGTTCGCGAAGGTGGACACCGAGGACCAGCAGCAGCTGGCCGCGATGGCCGGCATCACCTCCATCCCCACGCTCATGGCGTTCCGCGGCGGCGTGCTCGTGTTCTCGCAGGCCGGTGCGCTGCCCGGCTCCGCCCTGGACAGCCTGCTGGAGCAGGTCAAGGGCCTGGACATCGCCGAGGTCCGCCGCATGGCGGAGCAGCAGGCGGCCGAGCAGGGCGGCGCGGCCGAGCCCGGCCAGGACGAGGCCGTGCAGTCCACCGCCTCGCACCTGGACGAGGTCAACGGCCGCTGA
- the idi gene encoding isopentenyl-diphosphate Delta-isomerase, translated as MQTPATPSPHDRPSPVVRPWMAASDVPVAGPDDVERVVLLSPAGEAVGTEAKAAVHRRTEDGGTPLHLAFSCHVYDDAGRFLLTRRALGKKAFPGVWTNGFCGHPGPGESPAQAVLRRAPQELGAEVSDVVEVLPDFRYRAADASGMEEHEICPVFRAQMHGDPAPERDEVAEWCWVEPADLAAALAAVPRAFSPWLVEQWQQGAFEAR; from the coding sequence ATGCAGACACCGGCCACGCCCTCCCCGCACGACCGCCCCTCCCCCGTCGTCCGACCGTGGATGGCGGCCTCGGACGTCCCGGTCGCAGGCCCCGACGACGTCGAGCGCGTGGTCCTGCTGTCCCCGGCGGGCGAGGCCGTGGGCACGGAGGCCAAGGCCGCGGTCCACCGCCGCACCGAGGACGGCGGCACGCCCCTGCACCTGGCGTTCTCCTGCCACGTCTACGACGACGCCGGTCGGTTCCTGCTGACCCGCCGCGCCCTCGGGAAGAAGGCGTTCCCCGGGGTGTGGACCAACGGCTTCTGCGGGCACCCCGGCCCCGGCGAGTCCCCCGCCCAGGCGGTGCTGCGCCGCGCCCCGCAGGAGCTGGGTGCGGAGGTGTCCGACGTCGTCGAGGTGCTCCCCGACTTCCGCTACCGGGCCGCGGACGCCTCCGGCATGGAGGAGCACGAGATCTGCCCCGTGTTCCGGGCGCAGATGCACGGCGACCCCGCCCCGGAACGGGACGAGGTCGCGGAGTGGTGCTGGGTGGAACCGGCCGATCTGGCCGCCGCCCTGGCCGCCGTCCCCCGGGCGTTCAGCCCGTGGCTCGTGGAGCAGTGGCAGCAGGGGGCGTTCGAGGCCCGCTGA
- a CDS encoding MarR family winged helix-turn-helix transcriptional regulator → MGEARRGTEQARLLRQVVLLHQEVRIHLCRLMGMHDTDYAALALLMRGRLGPSALASALGLSSAAATAVVDRLEAAGHAERLPHLQDRRRTMVRLLPASQQQVQAEVDRMADATGALLEDFDERERAAVARYLAGTRDALEQWRDDVAARVAARDDFAAADSEAGR, encoded by the coding sequence ATGGGCGAGGCGAGGCGCGGCACCGAGCAGGCGCGGCTGCTGCGGCAGGTGGTGCTGCTGCACCAGGAGGTGCGCATCCACCTGTGCCGGCTCATGGGCATGCACGACACGGACTACGCCGCCCTGGCCCTGCTCATGCGCGGCCGGCTCGGCCCCTCCGCGCTCGCCTCCGCCCTCGGCCTGAGCAGCGCCGCGGCCACCGCGGTGGTGGACCGGCTCGAGGCCGCCGGGCACGCCGAGCGACTGCCCCACCTGCAGGACCGCCGCCGCACCATGGTGCGCCTGCTCCCCGCCTCCCAGCAGCAGGTCCAGGCGGAGGTGGACCGGATGGCGGACGCCACCGGCGCGCTGCTGGAGGACTTCGACGAGCGCGAGCGGGCCGCCGTCGCCCGCTACCTGGCGGGCACCCGGGACGCCCTCGAGCAGTGGCGCGACGACGTCGCCGCGCGCGTGGCCGCCCGGGACGACTTCGCCGCCGCGGACTCGGAGGCCGGGCGATGA
- a CDS encoding polyprenyl synthetase family protein, with protein sequence MSAGREGVVAELEAALSRAAGLAPESAAFAELLAGLRTHAGAGKLIRPRLVELGWRAAADGPVPAAERPAVDRLGAAFELLHTGLLVHDDVIDRDVVRRGERTVHEATRRRLAARGVPEAEAAHAGTAVALIGGDVLLVEALRLAMTCTPDPGRAAPVAAVVLDAATASAAGELEDVLLGLARHTGEEPEPERILAMQRLKTAHYTVSAPLRAGALLAGADPDVAAGLGEAGADLGVAYQVVDDVLGVFGAPEQTGKSADGDLREGKATVLTAHGRRDPAVRALLDAGPATPEELEAARRALEAAGAREHALQVAEELTRRAAEHLAVLPLGEAACAEFADACHAVLTRSS encoded by the coding sequence ATGAGCGCCGGGCGTGAGGGCGTCGTCGCCGAGCTGGAGGCCGCTCTGTCCCGCGCCGCCGGGCTCGCGCCGGAGTCGGCCGCGTTCGCCGAGCTGCTCGCCGGCCTGAGGACGCACGCCGGCGCCGGCAAGCTCATCCGCCCCCGCCTCGTGGAGCTGGGCTGGCGCGCCGCCGCGGACGGCCCGGTCCCGGCCGCCGAGCGCCCCGCCGTGGACCGGCTCGGCGCGGCCTTCGAGCTGCTGCACACCGGCCTGCTGGTCCACGACGACGTCATCGACCGCGACGTGGTGCGCCGCGGCGAGCGCACCGTCCACGAGGCCACCCGCCGGCGCCTGGCCGCGCGCGGCGTCCCCGAGGCCGAGGCCGCCCACGCGGGCACCGCCGTCGCCCTCATCGGCGGGGACGTCCTGCTCGTGGAGGCGCTGCGCCTGGCCATGACATGCACCCCGGACCCGGGCCGGGCCGCGCCGGTGGCCGCCGTCGTGCTGGACGCCGCCACCGCCTCCGCCGCCGGCGAGCTCGAGGACGTGCTCCTGGGCCTGGCCCGGCACACCGGCGAGGAGCCGGAGCCCGAGCGCATCCTGGCGATGCAGCGGCTCAAGACCGCCCACTACACGGTGTCCGCGCCCCTGCGGGCGGGGGCGCTGCTGGCGGGGGCGGATCCCGACGTCGCCGCGGGGCTGGGGGAGGCCGGCGCCGACCTGGGCGTGGCCTACCAGGTGGTGGACGACGTGCTCGGGGTGTTCGGCGCCCCGGAGCAGACCGGCAAGTCCGCCGACGGCGACCTGCGCGAGGGCAAGGCCACCGTGCTCACCGCGCACGGCCGCCGCGACCCCGCCGTCCGTGCCCTGCTCGACGCCGGCCCCGCCACCCCCGAAGAGCTCGAGGCCGCCCGCCGCGCCCTCGAGGCCGCCGGGGCCCGCGAGCACGCCCTGCAGGTGGCCGAGGAGCTGACGCGCCGCGCCGCCGAGCACCTGGCCGTCCTGCCCCTGGGCGAGGCCGCCTGCGCCGAGTTCGCCGACGCCTGCCACGCCGTCCTGACGAGGAGCTCCTGA
- a CDS encoding phytoene/squalene synthase family protein codes for MTAPPAPPVPADAPLYTRTARAAAGRVIRRYSTSFSWACRTLPREARRDVEAIYAMVRVADEAVDGVAQAAGLDSQRVRAALDDYERACEAAMASGFSTDLVLHAFGDVARRHGITPELTRPFFASMRADLGVSEHGAESLAAYIHGSAEVVGLMCLQVFLSLPGTRARTPAEREAIRAQAARLGAAFQKVNFLRDLAADHDGLGRTYLTGAAPDELTEARKAELVAEVRADLAAALPGIRALDPRAGRAVALAHGLFAALADRIEATPAAELARRRVRVPDAQKARIAARVLAEQAGLAVARRRRGGRR; via the coding sequence ATGACCGCGCCCCCCGCACCCCCCGTGCCCGCCGACGCGCCCCTGTACACCCGCACCGCCCGCGCCGCCGCCGGCCGGGTGATCCGCCGCTACTCCACCTCCTTCTCGTGGGCCTGCCGCACCCTGCCGCGCGAGGCCCGCCGGGACGTCGAGGCGATCTACGCGATGGTGCGCGTGGCGGACGAGGCGGTGGACGGCGTCGCGCAGGCCGCGGGCCTGGACTCGCAGCGGGTCCGCGCCGCCCTGGACGACTACGAGCGGGCCTGCGAGGCGGCCATGGCCAGCGGCTTCTCCACGGACCTCGTGCTGCACGCGTTCGGGGACGTCGCCCGCCGGCACGGGATCACCCCGGAGCTGACCCGCCCGTTCTTCGCCTCCATGCGCGCGGACCTGGGGGTCAGCGAGCACGGGGCGGAGTCGCTGGCGGCCTACATCCACGGCTCCGCCGAGGTGGTGGGGCTGATGTGCCTGCAGGTGTTCCTCTCCCTGCCCGGCACCCGGGCGCGGACCCCGGCCGAGCGCGAGGCGATCCGCGCGCAGGCCGCCCGCCTCGGCGCCGCCTTCCAGAAGGTGAACTTCCTGCGGGACCTCGCCGCGGACCACGACGGCCTCGGCCGCACCTACCTGACCGGCGCCGCCCCGGACGAGCTCACCGAGGCGCGCAAGGCCGAGCTCGTGGCCGAGGTCCGTGCCGACCTCGCCGCCGCCCTGCCCGGCATCCGCGCCCTCGACCCGCGGGCCGGCCGCGCGGTCGCCTTGGCCCACGGGCTGTTCGCGGCGCTCGCGGACCGGATCGAGGCCACCCCCGCCGCCGAGCTGGCCCGCCGCCGCGTGCGCGTGCCGGACGCGCAGAAGGCCCGCATCGCCGCCCGGGTGCTGGCGGAGCAGGCCGGCCTGGCCGTGGCCCGACGACGCCGGGGAGGCCGCCGGTGA